The Novosphingobium aromaticivorans DSM 12444 genome segment GTGGCGGCGGTGCAGGCGTCGATTCCGTGGGCAACAGCGGCGCTGGCGGCAACGGCGCAGACGGCTTGGTCATAGTCTTCAACTACTTCTGAGATTGACGGCGGTAACGGGAACCAAGGTGAAGCCATAGCCAACGAGACGCCATGCGCGTCTTTCCAACCTATGCCTTCGCCTTCTCCGACATGGAGGCCGACATCGAGCGGCGGACCATTTCCGGCGGAACAGCCCTGTCTGGCGCGGAAGACATCATCGGCGCCGACGGAGGCGGTCACGTCTTTGCCCAGTTCGGCGAGCCGTATCTCGATGAAACGGAACTTGCACTGGCCTGGAAGGCTTGTGCGGATACCCTTCAGGGTGGTGTCACGCCCGTCATCGTCCCGCTCGGCGACCTACGTCACCAGTTCGGTCGCGCTATCCGCGTTCCCCGCTCGCTGCCATGGTGGAGCGAAGCTGAATACCTGACGGGGGACAGTGGCGTCGCGCTGGCCGCCGATGCCGCGCTCCGCGCCAAGACCCTCAGCCTGACGCTCGAATTTCTTCCCGCTCCGCTGCGCGCCGGCATGTGGCTGTCGATCGCGCACCCCACGATGAGCCATCGCGCCTATCGAATTGCCGAGGTCGTGAGTCAGACCGGAACTGCGGCGACGATCACGCTATCCCACCCGCTTCGGGAGGCAACGACCACCGGCACGACCGTTGAATTTCACGATCCGCGCTGCGTCATGCGTCTCGATGGTGAAATGCGCTCCCCTTCCAACATGGGCTATGCCGCCGGGTCCGCGATCCGGTTCGTCGAGCATTTCCCGGCAACCGGTGGTGGTTACACATGATCTCGCCAGGCAATTATCCTTGGACCGTTTACCGGTGGCAGCCCGCCAAACTGACGATTGATTTTGTCGGCCAGGACTTCACCGGTCAGACCTTCAAGTCCGAGGTACGTGCCTATCAGGATGCTCCTGATCCCGCTCTGATCTCGTTGGCCAACGCAGCAAGTCCCGGTGAAGGCATCTCCGTTTCGGTAGCGACAGTGGGCGGCGTTACCACGTCGACCGTCGAGATCCGCATTAACGAAACCACCATCGAAGGCCTGCCCTTCACCAACCCGCGCGGCACCGACTTTGTGGCTGTCTGGGATCTGGTGATCGGGTCGGGAAGTGCAAAGGCGCGCTGGCTCGAAGGCACCTTCATCGTGCACGGAGGTTCGACGCAACTCTGATGGCCGATCTAACTGTCCAGGTCGTCGACCAGCAAGTCGTCGTGCAGCCCTTCGGTAGCGACGCATTGGTCCCGCTCGTTGCTGCCGCCAATCAGGCGCTGACAGATGCCGAAGCCGCCGCCGCTGCTGCCTCTGCCTCGGTCGGCGCGGTGAAGCAGAACATCACGGCGTTCCTTGGTGCGGATACCGGCATCGTAGAGGGTGCATGGTACGCTGAATACTTCATCCCTGTCGCGACGACCTTCACCAGCTTCAAGGGTATCCTGATCAGCGGGACGGGTACGTTCGAGCTTCGCGTGCTGGTAAACGACGTGGACGTTTACGGTCCTCGCACGATCAGTTCGACGCTCAATAGCGCCACCATTTCGCTCGCCGTCGCGGCAAATGACCGCGTGTCGTTCCAGGTCAACAACATCACCGGAACGCCGATCCTTGCCGAAATTCAGCTTCTGGGGCTGCCCACATGAGCACTGTGAACTATTTCGGCTTTGATCCGAACGCGCCTTCGGTCGCCCTCATCGCCGGTCCCGAGTTCCGCGACGACTTCACCACGTCTGGCAACCTCAATGGGAGGCCGGGCTGGTTCATTGAAACCCGTCCAACCTTCTCCGGTCAGGCCAACGCGCTGTCTTCGGCGAATGGCAAGGCTGGCGGCACGACCGGCAGCGCGGCCTTTGCCCTGCATACCGCGAGCGTTGAAACGGTGCGTGTGCAGTTCAAGGTGGGCGCATACGGCGCGGCCCTGCATCACCATGTCAATATCGCGGCGGTGGATGCCGAGCGCGACTGGCTGAACATCAACGTCTCGACCACGGTTTCGAGCGGACTCCAGACCGGCACGATCACCTTCGCCAAGGTGGTCAACGGGGCATCGCTGTCGAATATCGCGATCCTCCAGCAGTGGCGCGCGGAACTGGGCGACACGCTCGAAAGCGATTTTACCGAAGTTGCTGGGGTGAAATACTGGACCTGCTACCTCAATGGCCAGCAGGCGGGCGCGCCGGTCGATATCACGTCGTGGGGCGGCGCATTCACCAAGAAGCACGGCATCATCGGCAACATTGCCAGTTCGACCGACAGCTTCCAGATCACCGATCCTGCCACGCAGGTCGCGCTGCGCCTGTTCATGCCGGGGCGCACCATTTACCGCAATTCGGACGGGTCGGTCACTTGGCGGATCAAGGTCTATTACACCGGCCCCGATCCCGATGCGCTCTATGCCACGGTCTATGACCTCTCGACCGGCTCGGAAGTGGCCGTATCGGGCCTGACCGATGTGGCCTTGTCGAGCTTCGCGGCGGCATCCGGAACCGCTACCGGGACGCTCACGGCAACCTCTTCGCAGGTTTCCAGCGGCGGGCCGTTCTTCGTTCGTGTCACGCGCAAGCGACTGTCCGCACTGCTCGGGGCGAATACCTCGGTAGTGGATGGCCCCTACCAGACCGTTGGCGAGATCGACATTGCCAACGGCCAGTCTCTTGCCGTCGCCGCATTCTCGCAGACCCTGACGACTGCCACCTATTCGCAGCCGACGAATTGCTGGCATCTGGAGGGCGTCCCTACCAACGGTTCCACGCTGGGCGCATCATACACCCGCCGCCTTCGTCCCGTCAGTGGTAACACCTCGACTGCCGCGCTGGCGAACGTGGTCAAGACGGTTTCAAGCGTGAACCTCACGATTGCCAGCGGCGGTGTCTCGGGCACGGCGATTGCAGTACGCGGGGCTGGTTCGGTCTGTCAGGCCGCGCTCAAGGAAAGCATCGACCGTGCGGGTGGCCGCATCCACTTCGTCCACCACGTCGATGGTCAGTCCGACGTTACCACGGCGCAGGCCAGCTATATTGCTGCGCTCCAGGCGATCTATGACGATCTCGACGCCTACAACGGCACGCCGGTCAAAGTCCTTCTTCATCCCATTGCCTCGTGCTGGAAGAACAGCACCGGCAATGACGAACAATGGCAGGACATGCGCCGCCTGCACTGGAAGCTGACGCAGGACTATCCCTCGCGCTACTTCCTCGGGGCCTTCACGCTCGACTGCCAGCACTTCGACAGCCTTCACTTCAATGGCGACGGCTATGGCGTGATGAATACCCGCGCAGGGTGGGCAAGAGCCAAGGCGCGCGGCGACGTGGCAAACGACCGCAACGGCCCCTCGCTCTACAGCGTGACGCGGGTCGATGCGCAGACGGTCTATTGCGTCTACGATCTGAACGGCGCGGACAGTCTGGAACTGGTCAACACGGCCTATGCCAGCGAGTATCACGGTGGCATGTCGTTCTCGACCGCAGCGACGAAGAGCGGCGGGACCATCGCAACGAAGCTCTACCCGACCGGCGCGACCGTCGATGCATCACCCACCGGAACGCGGCAGGGCATCACGTTCACCTTCGCGGCCAACACCTTCCCCGGCACGGTCTATGCGTGGGGGGCCTACGGGAAGAACCCGTTCAACCCGAACGACAACAACACGAACACGGACCCGATCAACCTCGACCTAGCGAACAAGGCATCGATGATCCGGGGCGTCTATTCGGACGGCATGAAGGTGGCGCTGCGGCCCCGGTTCACGACCGACAGCCTCGATTACCTGAGTGCCGCGTGATGACCGACACCGGAAACGCCGCACAGGTCCGCATGGTGGCCGAGCAGGTTGCCGAGACTGTCATTCTCAAGTTTGCAGCGGAGCATCCGGAGTTGCGCAAAACGGAGATACCCCCGCCGATCAAATGGGCTGGAGTAATCATCTCCGCGCTATTCACGACGGGCGTAGCAGGCTCTGCTTTCTGGCTGGTCTCGTCGGTCAGCGAAATGCAGGTGACCTTGGCTCGGATGGATGAGCGTCAAGTGCTGCTCACGACGTCCCAAGACAAAAACTACAACGAGATCGAGCGTCGCGTGACGGTTCTCGAGGGCTACCACAAGCAGGGAGGTAGCCAGTGAACGTCAAGGCGCTCCAAGCCGCGCTCGGCGTTGCGCCGGACGGCATCGCCGGCATTGCGACATTCGGCGCGTTGTTCCGCAAGCTCGGCGCGATCGACGATGTTGCGGCCCCACTCGCCATCGCGGCCAATGTCCACTTCCCCGCCTACGGCATCATGGACAGCGAACTGCGGCTGGCGCACTTCATGGCCCAGCTCTGCCAAGAAAGCGGCTCGTTCCGTTACATGCGGGAGATCTGGGGGCCAACCGATGCGCAGCGGCGCTACGAAGGCCGCGCGGATCTTGGCAACAGGCAACCCGGCGACGGCAAGCGATACCTCGGGCGCGGACCGATCCAGATCACCGGCCGGGCCAACTATCGCAAGTACGGGCGCCGCATCGGCATCGACATCGAGAACAGCCCGGAGCTTGCCGAGCATCCATCGATCGGGTTGCACCTCGCGCTCGAATTCTGGCGCGTGAATGACCTGAACGCGCTTGCCGACGCCGACAACCTGCTGGCGATCACGAAGCGGATCAACGGCGGCACCAACGGGCTAGAGGACCGCAAGGCGCATTTGGCCCGCATCAAGGCATGGCTGGCATGACGCCCCGGCAAGCTGGCGGCCTCGTGTTGGATAGCTTCGTCCTGGCGCTGTTGATCGCCCTCGTCCTGCTGGTCGCATCCTGCGCATGGAGTGCATTGCAATGAACCGAGATACCGTCCGTAATCTGCTCGGCGGATGGTTCGCCGGGTCGTTCATTGGCGCGCTCGCCGCGCTCTATCTGCTTCCGATCCCGCCCGCGAACAAAGACCTGATCGTCTTCATGCTCGGGCAGCTCTCAGGCTTCACCGGGGCTGTCGTCGCGTTCAACTTCGGCACCTCGAAGGGCAGTGCCGACAAGACCGCCATGCTCGCCAATCGGCCTGCGGGGACGCCAATCGATCCGGTGAGCGTCGAGGTGGAGGCATGATCCCCTTCCTCCGCGCCTACCACCGCCCCCTGATCGCCGTGGCCTTGCTCCTCGCGCTGATGTGGGCGCTGAACCGCTACGTGGCCGATGCCGTGCATGACGACCGCGTAGAGACGCGCAACGCCGCGCTCGAGGCGGACAGCAAGGCCGATGACCGCGCTGGTGTGGTTGCCGCCTCGGAGCAGGCCAGAACCGAAAAGGAGAATGAAGATGCTCGGAAAGCTGCGGCTCGCTCTGATGATCCCCTTGGCGATGGCCTGCGCAGCCTGCGAAACGGCTCGCGTCGAGACCCCTAAGCCGCCAGCTCAACTGCTGACCTGCGCCGACGATGCGACGCCGCCGGACCTTGCGCCGGTCCCGTGGGCGCTCGGCAACCTGACTGAAATCCAGCGGGTGCAGGCCGAGCGCGATCGACAGACGTTCGAGTATATCCTTGCCGAGAGGTCGGCGGGAGGGGATTGCCGGTCGAAGGTGGCGGGAGTGCGGGCTTGGGCAGAGACCCTGCCCTAGACCTTCACGCCAAGCTGCCTCAGGCGCTGGCGTAGCTCTTCGTTTTCTTCCCTGAGCAGCCTCGTGGCGCCCTGGACGAGGCGCGCTGCCTCACGGTGCCCTTCCCGCTGCACCTCCGCTATTTCATCCCGCATCTTGTTGATGACCTCGACCAGCTCGCGCTTTTCCTCTCGCAGGCGGCGAATTTCGTCTTGGGGATCATCGGCAGATTTCATGCTGGCATGATCCTTTTGCGGAACGTGGACATCGACAGGAGGGCCACCTGCTTCACTTGATTTGCTCGGTTGAAACCCACTTCCCGTGCTCAATCCGCTCGATGGGTTTTTGGCAGCGGGTGCACGTCGATTGCATAGAAACGCCGTCGGTTCGTACGCGTTCCCGATTCGGATTATGACGATTGAAGAGGCATAACAGACTGCGCATGCATACTCCGCAAAGCACCCCCGTCCCCGAGCCCATAGGGTTGGGAATCAAGAGCGCCTATTGCGGATATTCAGTCTGTGCGTTACGCGAGATAAGCCGAGGCGTCCGGAAGATAATTCTTCCTGAATAGGTCCGATGTTGCGGCCCTACAGAATGGCGATTGTATAGATTGCAAACACGGGCGGCTAGCGCCGCGTCGTGTGCCGGGTGGCGCCGTATCGGAACAGAAGGAGGTAGATGGGTATCGTGAAGGCGAGGCCGATGCCCAACTTCATCCACCAAGGTGAACCAGCGGGCAGGATCAGCTCATAGGCGATCGCGCCCACCAGCATTGCGACGATACCCGCGTAACGCTGGAGGAAGCGCAGGATCACTCCGGCTTCTCCGGCTTCGGCCTGACCTTCACCAGCTTGCGCAGCTTCTCATCCGACAGAAACATGACGTTGCTGCCATCTGCCGCGTCAACAAGCCGGGTGCCGTTCCATGTATAGGGTCGCAGCCCACAATCGGCCATCATCTGCACGAAGCTGGCAGACGGCGCTTCCACGATCATCGCGGGCTTCGCGCGGTCGATGGTCTTGATGCCGCCGCGAGCTACAGCATCCTCCAGCCCTTGCACGTCGATCTTGATGATGTCGGGGACCAGATTGTAGTCGTCGAGCTTCACCACGCGGACGGTGTGCGACTGGATCGTGAGCTTGGATGGGTCGAAGCGCGCCATCGTGCGAGGGTTCAGCCACTGCGCCGCCTCGTCCTTGTTCAGCGAAGCGAGGCCGTCATAGACGAAGTTGCGATACAACGGGATGTGCAGGTCGAACTGTCCCGCCGCATCCCCCAAGCCGACGTTTTCCACCTGTATCGAAGGGTCGGAGCGGAACCGCGCGCTAAGGCGGCGATACAGTTCCGGGTTCGGCTCGAAGGTGACAATGCGTTCCGGCGCGGCGTACCGTTGCAGGGCAAGGACGCTCTGGCCCCAATTGCCGCCGATGTCGATGGCGAGCTTTACCGGCCTGAGGTGCGCCAGGAGCTTGAACTCAGGCTCGACAAACAGGCCAGCAGACCGCGTGCCGAAATTGTAGAGCGAGAACTTCGCGGTGCGGACCGCTGGTGCAAGTGACTGTAGGTTTCTCAGTTCGCGCTTGAGGTACGCTTTGACTGCCACGAACTACCCCTTCGATTAAAATTACATAAATGTTTCAGCCATCTATGTAGTATCGAAGGGCTATAACTAAGGTAAGACGCGGTCAAGGCGGAGAGCGCACCCTAATCGTTGTCTTGGGTTTCAGTCAGGCATTCCAGAGCCTCGCTGAGATTGATGCCGACCATGTGCAGACCGAGGCGGTCCGCCATTTCCAGTGCATTGGCGACAGCCGTCCGCAGTATTTTGATCTGATCTTCCCGTGGCATGAGCTTGTAGTCCGCCATTGCCCCCTCCTCGATGTGCCTCGATGTTCGGAATTTGCGTCGCGCAGCCCGCGCGGTCAACATGAGGGCTTATGCGGTCGGGACTGGATCGTTGCATAAACCTTACTTCTGCTGGACAGGGCGCCCCCCAGCGTGAAGTGGGGCGACCGCGATGGGGTGGAAAGCCGCCATCATCATCGAGCTGCCCCCGAGCCGCTCGAATGCGTCCCCGCCCGTTGCGGCGCAACGAGAATGAGCAAGATGATCGCGCCCGCAAGAACTGTTGTTGCCAAGGGTCGGCTGAGGTCGAGACCACCCTTCGCCACTGGCTTGTCGAGGAAGTCGCCAACAGTCGCTCCGAGGGGGCGAGTAAGGATGAATGCGGCCCAGAAGAGCAAGACGTGGGAGAGACTGGTGAACCAGTAAAGCGCGGCAAGAACAGCGAGGGCTGCACCGAAGAGCAAAGCAGCGCCAGAGTAGCCAAGCGAGCCGTCCGCAACCCAATCGCCGAGTGCCGTGCCCAAGGTCTGCGAGAATGTAATCGTGATCCAGTAGAAGGTCTCCGCGCGCGCGGTTTCGATCCGGTTCACATCCACGGTGCCGAGGGCGCGATGCCAACTGAACAGGGAAAACAGCACCAAGCTGAAGAGAAGCAGTGACCCGCCGGGGTAGCCAAGACCGATGGAGCGCGTGGCAAAGTCGGCGAGCGTGGTCCCGGCGGTCGTCGAGGCGATGATGGTCGCCCAGTACAACCACGGATTGAAGCGTCGCGCGCGAATTTGCAGCCAAACCAGTCCGAGGAGCAGCAGGCCAAATATGGCCGTGCCAACAAGATACCCGTTGATGCCGCTGGCTCCGGCGCTCGGGGTGGTTTCCCCTAGCCAGCTCATGCTTACCGCGTCACCGCCCGTTTCACCCAGCGTCGTCGCCAGAATCTTGATCACCCAAAACGTAAGCGTCACGGCCGGAACCTTGCTCACGGCATCGTCTACGCGATCCCTCATCTAAACTGCTCCTGCTTCAGCCAAGTCAAAGGGAATGACAGGTCGAGCGAAGAGCTGCAATTGGGCGTAGGCGGTCATTAGAATTTGTCCCCGCGCCCTAGGCCCCCCCTCCTTGCAGAATCACCCCCGTTCCGCTTCGGGCTCGCGTAAGCTTCGGCGGCGCTGCGACTGGCTGGAGCGTCTCGTTTACCTTACTTCCGCTGTGAACGCCGCACCCAGCGACCATTCCGCAGCTTCCGGATTTCGTTCGCGCAATCGACGCAGATGGAGAACTGGTCGAAGCCGTCGAAGGCGAAGTTGTCAGAGTTTGGCCGATGGAATTCCATCAGACACCATAGGCCGCGCATGGGAAATTCCCTGAAATTTCAGGGACAACTGTCGCATGGCCTAATCGTTCCGGTGGTCCACCTTTTCTTCTCGTAGTTGTGCCTCAGACCTATTGGCTCTGTAGCAAAACCGCTCGACGCACCAGTCTGACAATCGCCACCCGAGGAATAGCCCGGCCACTACGATTGCGCCGACAAGCAGATACTCCATCGCCCCGCCTCCGTATCGTTCTGCTCGCTCAAGTACACGAGCTATTCCTTAGGAGCTCCCTGGTCAACGTACGTGAGGGGAGGAGAGGTTGGTCCGGGCGGCAAGGTACCACGCGAAACAAGCGGGCGAGGTTTCGTCTCTTGAGCCGGCATTATCTCGCCGCGAATTCAAGTCAGTCCTCGCTTTTGCGGACTTGGCAATCGGCGAGGCATTCCAGAGCATGAGCGAGATGGCTGCTCACTGTGGGGCAGCCAACCAACTCCGAAAGATGCAACGCATTTCGTACACTCAAGCGAAGGTGTGCCACCCGAACAATCTCTAGATTGCGATCTAAAATTTCTGGACCACTTGGTGGGTAGGAGAGCCGGAGGTCTGGATACGGCGTCGGTCGACCGCGCTTGCTCCTATGCAGGTACCAGTCACTAAGAACCCATGCAACGCATGTGACCGGAACGATCATCGCAAGGACGAGGATGCTGTTCATCTTTTTCCTGAATCGTAGCTATCAGCCTGCCCTTACATTAAGTTATTTTAATTCTCTATCTAAAGTTAATTTTGTCGAAAAATCATAGACTTCTAGCGTGAGATGGCGTCCCCATCCGAGAGGAAAGCATGGGTTCTTGCCGGCGGGTGACTGCTTGACGAGCGTGCAGCGATCAAGGCGTCAGTCATTGTCTTTATCTTTCTGACCTTCGCTCAAACACTCCAACGCGTTGTTGAGGTGTATGCCGACCATGTGCAGACCCAAGCGGTCTGCGAGCTTCAGCGCTATCGAAATCCCGTTCCTCAGGGGGCCGATCAACTCTTCATCAGGCACTAAACGATGTTTTCCCATTGGACTCTCCTTGGGCATGCTCAGGTTATAGATGTGGCTTGAAGCCGTCAGGCGCTGGCGTCCTGGAGGGCGGCTGCGGCCGCGAAAATTCGCGGCGCGAGGATGCACCCATGAAAAAGGGGAGCGGCGGTGCCGCTCCCCTTTCCCCCCATGTTACTGAGCGGGCGCGCGGGGCATCTCGTGCCCGGCGTGGTCCTGCCTTTGTTCCGTGCCAGCCTGTTTCGTCTTGTCGTCGCAGCAGCACTTCTTTTGCTCCGACTTCATCTTGTCACAGCAGTCCTTTTCGGCGGGAGCATCCGCTGCGTAAGTCACCGTTGGAAGCGCTGTCGCGAGAGCGAGGGCCGCAAAAAACATCTTCATGTCAAAACTCCGTTTAATCTGTTGTTCGTTATGGGGAGTTTCAACGGAATCGCGGTGGCGGCGGGTCGATGCCTGCGTCAAAGGCAAGATCAATGCGATCATACATTGGAGCCAGGATAGTCGGCTCGCCGATAAAGGATGCCGCCCGTTCCTGCTCCGGCAAGATAATGGCCATGCAAACCGTCGAGAAGCAGTTGGACGTGCGCTTGCTGTTGTCGTGATCCGACGACATGTCGCAGTAATCCATGGTCGACGACATTGCGGCCGATCGACTGTGTTGCGTCGAAAGTTCCGCGTTGGCCGCCATCGGCAGTGCCGACAGTGCGAATGCAAGCAGGGCCAAAACGAGTCTCATCAACCCGTGCTTTAGCACAATTCATTGCTTTGGCGAGAAACAGTCCAGCTTGGCACGTTTTCCGGGTCGCGGTGTCGTCGGGCATATTCGTTTATGCTCACAGTTGACGCAGCAAGCCTGCTTGGATTTGGGAAATAAAACCCCGATCAGCTGTAGCTTGGCTGATCGGGGTTGCGACCGTCTGGGGCTTATGGCTCCGACGTCCGTCCCTATGGCAGATTCAAACCACGAATGAGCCCCGCGGAATTACCGACGAGTTGTTCCTAAATGGCACAAGATCAATGCCCTACAGCCAAGGCGCCGACGGCAATGCCCCCAGATAGGCATCCTCCCGGCCACCCTTGCTCCATGGAACAGGTGTGCGGACAATGTTCGTATCCGACGCAGGCCACGGCCG includes the following:
- a CDS encoding glycoside hydrolase family 19 protein, whose product is MNVKALQAALGVAPDGIAGIATFGALFRKLGAIDDVAAPLAIAANVHFPAYGIMDSELRLAHFMAQLCQESGSFRYMREIWGPTDAQRRYEGRADLGNRQPGDGKRYLGRGPIQITGRANYRKYGRRIGIDIENSPELAEHPSIGLHLALEFWRVNDLNALADADNLLAITKRINGGTNGLEDRKAHLARIKAWLA
- a CDS encoding COG4705 family protein; protein product: MRDRVDDAVSKVPAVTLTFWVIKILATTLGETGGDAVSMSWLGETTPSAGASGINGYLVGTAIFGLLLLGLVWLQIRARRFNPWLYWATIIASTTAGTTLADFATRSIGLGYPGGSLLLFSLVLFSLFSWHRALGTVDVNRIETARAETFYWITITFSQTLGTALGDWVADGSLGYSGAALLFGAALAVLAALYWFTSLSHVLLFWAAFILTRPLGATVGDFLDKPVAKGGLDLSRPLATTVLAGAIILLILVAPQRAGTHSSGSGAAR
- a CDS encoding FkbM family methyltransferase translates to MAVKAYLKRELRNLQSLAPAVRTAKFSLYNFGTRSAGLFVEPEFKLLAHLRPVKLAIDIGGNWGQSVLALQRYAAPERIVTFEPNPELYRRLSARFRSDPSIQVENVGLGDAAGQFDLHIPLYRNFVYDGLASLNKDEAAQWLNPRTMARFDPSKLTIQSHTVRVVKLDDYNLVPDIIKIDVQGLEDAVARGGIKTIDRAKPAMIVEAPSASFVQMMADCGLRPYTWNGTRLVDAADGSNVMFLSDEKLRKLVKVRPKPEKPE